The window TGATTTTACATTccctgactcccaagtactgcaGACAAGCCCATTATTTTTATCGTTTTATCTAAAACTAATGGAATAAGCAACTACTATATACTATCTATCTAGTTATATAATGTCATATACTTTACTAGTACCAATATTTTGTGCTTATCTACATATAATCATATAAACCAATCACCCAGTCTAAAACTAGCACATAGTAAAGAATGTCAccatataaatgaaatatttttgtaatttagGTTCCTTGCTTTTTAGGGACATCATTTCTACATCAGTTGAGACAATACTTTTGTAGAGACACAGGGATTTGATTTAGCTAAGACTAAATTTTGCTAAATTGGGTTTTTCCTATCATATGAGTTTTTGGGAAAGATAATTCCTGGTAAGAATTTTTCCTATGGCCCCTTTCATCTCACTGTTCCTCAGAGTGTAGATAAGGGGATTGAGGAATGGGGTTCCCAGTATGTACACGAGAGAGATGAATTGATCTTTCTTGGGGTGGTAGTTGGAGTTGGGGCGCAGGTACATGAAGGCACAGCAGCCATACTGCAGCAGCACCACAGTGAGGTGAGAGGAGCAGGTGTTGAAGGCTCTGCGCCGACCAGCTGCTGAGTGGAGTTTGAGTACAGCATTCACTATCAAGGCATAGGTGGTAGCAATGAAAAAGAAAGGCACAGCAATAGCTAGTGTGGCTGCCACTAGCACAGAGAGCTCGTGAATATGACTTGTGGCACACACTAGTCGCATGACTGGTGGTGCATCACAAAAGAAATGCTCTATTTCCCTGTTCTGACAGAATGGAAGACAGAAGATGAAGACCACAAGCTGTAAGGACAGGAACAGGCCAATGACTACAGACGCCACAACCAAGCGGATGCAAATAGTTACAGTCATGATGAGAGGGTATTGCAAGGGGAGACAGATGGCAACATATCTGTCGTAAGCCATGATAGCCAAGAGGAAGCAGTCAGCACTGCCAAGTCCAATAAGAAAAAACATCTGAGTAGCACAGCTCAACAAAGTGATAGTGTTCTCTGACTGTAGGGTGTTGACCAGCATGTGTGGTACCACCACTGCAGTGTAGCATAGTTCTATCCCTGAGAGGCTACCCAGGAAATAGTACATGGGTGTATGTAGGCGGGATTCTGTCTGGATGGAGACCACAATGAGGATATTCCCAGAAATGATTAGTGCATAAGCCAGGCTGATTCCAGTGAAGCAGAGGGTACGTAATTCTGGGACTTTGGGATAAGCCAGGAACACAAACTCCATCAGTACTGAGTGGTTCTCCCAGGTCATTGAATCCACAGGTGTTCTCTTCAGAGTGGAAAAATACCTGTCAGATTTCTAATTTATCTTATAGacaattattttactttactaATAAAATCTACATTTAAATGCACAACAGATAAATACctgatctttttaatttttatattcatgAAATAGGTTCTCTCGAAAACCCACATGTTAATTTTTATCTTCAAAAAGTTTGGTAGTGAGATACTATTAAGCAAGAGCATCAGAGCAAATGTATTGGATACACAAAGGTATTTTCAGAAAGCATGGAACAGCAATTAAATTCTTTCAGTAAATTCATTAGTAAGCATCACAGAACTAATTAGTCAAATCAATTCAAGTGTGTTAGGAAAGAATTGCTTCAATTTATTCTTTCATACGCTTATTCATTATagatttaatttatttgtgtatgtatttcaTTGTCCTTAATTCAGTGACATGTCAATGTCATATTCACAGATTActgtaaaatagaaatttaaggaaagaataaagcaatAAAGGAATTATAAGAGAAGTGATCATGGACAAAGTATTGTTCAAGTTAGACTTGACAGTGGTACAAATAAGATGCAGATAAtggtatacattttttttttttgttatatctAGGCTGATCCAATTAGGACAGCAATGACACCAGTACAACCTTATTTTATCTTAGGTTTCATTCTAACAGTAAAAACATGAACCAAACTATTGAATACCCTTGAAAAATATTCTTTGACTTTACACAGGGCTTTAGAAGGCATAACTAGTATCCTTTCCCACATTTAACTTTGCTTCCCAAGAGAAAATGTGAGATTGAAACTGGGGTATTGTCCTTTGCTAAAaagtcaaagcaaagcaaagaatatAAAGTGACCTCAAAATTTCAGCGACTATTGACAGTTCTAAAGAATactgtttctgcttcttttcttaaATCTATATTTAGGAAGGCTGAAGAAAGGTATCCTGTAATGTTAATTCAAATTACTCAACTTTACTATTAGCCATTAGTCAGTAAGGTCTGTCAAAGAAATCTTTTTCCAAATGCCCTTTCTCAGCAGAAATATCATTTGCAGAAAGCAATGCTGCTGTCACATATATCTTAGTCATGGATGGTTCTCTATGTTATTCTTAAAGGTAAGGAATGGTCATTGcttcattcctttttcttctttctctgagtttCAAAATGCTTGAAATAATTTCTCATGACACTTAGCACTCTGTTTCACTACAGAGTAAGGAGGAAGGGTTAAGTGTGAATACAAAATTCATGCTGATTGTGCATAATATGACATGTATAATCCTACTAACTGGCACTACAATGCCAGGAAATTTAGAACCTCTctgaatttcaattttctttacttGAAATAGGTGGATGATAATTATACATAAGTTAAAAGTATTATTAGGAATTTAAGAGGGATAGTAATGTAAAATATCTATCAGAATCTATAAAACATGATCTCTTAATCATCTGTTGGTTCAAAGATAAACACCTGcactattaatatttttatctttctatgacaacatgaaaaatgataaatatatttatacataataattacacatttatagatgaatattctttcaaaaattataattttatttttattttgagattatttcATAGTGAAATATTTTTCAGTATGCTTATTAAAATAACTTATATCCTATACTTGAACTGCActctgaaaacatttaattacttaaatatttattatttcggTGTTTACAATAAACAGACATCTAAAGGTAGCCTAACACCTGTCTGATGATGGAAGGCTTTGAAATTCGTCCTAGAATGATGAGTTCTGAGAATGTTATTGAAATTCAGCAAAATTGTACCTTCTTAATAGTACAATTAACTAAATATTCACATGGGAATTATGTGAGGTCATGAGTTCTTAGTGTTGAAAGGAACATCATAAACTACCTTGTGTAGTTTTCACCAGATACATGAACTTAAGAAAGGATTAAAATTTAAGCACATAAGAATATCTTCACTAGACAATAAATTCACTAAATTTCTAATTCTTGATTAAGTATTGGAAGGGAGGATTCTCTGAAATTAAATTCTGTGCTTAGCTGAAACTGGCCTCTATGTGACTTCTATCTATTCTAGCTCTTTTAAACAGTGGTAtattttctttacagaaatatTTCAGACACTGTTACTATTCCTTTAGTGTCAAATATTctttccaatttatttttaatacatttaacaCCATGGGTTTGATGTGTGTCACAAGTTAAATGTTCCTCTCTGTCTTATATCTACAGAAAGCACAACATCATTAACCAGGAATTACGTGAGAAGGTTTTCTGTGCACTTTCATGAGAACCCATTAGTCTGCATTAGAACAGCATACTGCTAGTGTCTAGTTAGTGTTCCATAAAAAATAGATCATACATTTAATATTCAGAAGACCTAAGTTAGACACTTAACAGCATAATCCCTTGAGAAGTCTATCTcacaaaattttctttctccttttgcttaAAGATTTAAATACTAATATTAACCTAATAGTTTGGAGCTTATTCCAACATGGGATTACAAACACTTGACTTGATGTATAAAACCCATGAAGGTGGGtaatgcccattttcttctctcattttttgTATCTCCTTTAGGTATTCCATTAACACTATCCACTTAGCAGAAGAGGATTGATGGACCCAAAGAGGACAAGATTTCTAATAAATTGAAAATTAccaattttaaacatttactatATTAACATTTATTAAAGATTGGTTATTAATATTAAGTGAAAGTAACTAGACTGTGAAGAGAATTCAGAGGAACACTGAGTCCTGGGCTAAAGTATTTTTGACATCCTAGAATGTATTCGCGAGAATCTCAGTTTTCTAACAAAATCAATAGTTTGAATATCAAGGGAGGAAAAAGACTTCTCTTACCTTCAatgtgaagagagagagggcTTAATAAGTTTTTAGGTTTACCTGCAAGAGACAGGACCTAAAATATGGTGACTGACTATTCTTGTGAACTAGCAGGAGAAGACATCTTGGGGAAACTGTTCCTTTGGGACTGAGCCTTAATGTATCATCCCCCACAAAACCACAGAAGGAGCAAATTGCTTTGCCAATTCATCTTGTCTCATATGTTCCATCTCCCTGAAGAAAGCAGTTCAGTGTTTGCCCATCTATTTTCTTGTTATCAAAATTTCTGAGGAACTTACTGATTAACCTATTTAAATAGGCAAGAATAAAGTATGAGAATTCATAGTGAACTGTCAAATCAGTATCACCAAGCACTCCAAAGAGCACCATTTTCCTAATTGTGTGAAGCCTTCTTCCAAGACTGACACAGTATTAGGAAAAATATTCCAGGAATTAAAATGGAAAACTTAGAAAACTAAAGGAAAGAAGAGCGGGCCATGATGACATGAGAGATTAGTATGAAACTTAAATAAATGAACTGTATTTTTGAATCAAGTTTGTACCACTGGAACAAATCATAACACTGGAAAGTGCATCTTAATGTGTGTGAGAAGAACGTCTACAGTGAAAGTAGTGCCTTAGATATCTCTGAAAAACACTTATTAAATCTCTGATGGTAGAACAATTGATAAACTTGTAGGAAAAATGAATGTGCACTGTATTTCATGAATTATAAAGCAGTTTAGATATATCTAATGTCACGATTAACTCAaaaccttttgtttctttctcaatacatgtttgaatatatatatttcatttctaaaatttgttttattttt of the Chionomys nivalis chromosome 8, mChiNiv1.1, whole genome shotgun sequence genome contains:
- the LOC130880780 gene encoding olfactory receptor 10W1-like encodes the protein MTWENHSVLMEFVFLAYPKVPELRTLCFTGISLAYALIISGNILIVVSIQTESRLHTPMYYFLGSLSGIELCYTAVVVPHMLVNTLQSENTITLLSCATQMFFLIGLGSADCFLLAIMAYDRYVAICLPLQYPLIMTVTICIRLVVASVVIGLFLSLQLVVFIFCLPFCQNREIEHFFCDAPPVMRLVCATSHIHELSVLVAATLAIAVPFFFIATTYALIVNAVLKLHSAAGRRRAFNTCSSHLTVVLLQYGCCAFMYLRPNSNYHPKKDQFISLVYILGTPFLNPLIYTLRNSEMKGAIGKILTRNYLSQKLI